Genomic segment of Colletotrichum destructivum chromosome 5, complete sequence:
ccccccccccccctccccaccgtTGACTTCTTTTTTTATCTATCCCGCCTTCATCATCATATCAAGGAAAACGCAAGCAAACATCATCCCAAAAccagacagacacacacacactctccctcccctctctcatGCCTCAAAGACCAAGacgacaccgtcgtcgcccgcggtGACGACCCTCTCCCCTGTCTCGCCCTGCACGAAACccagcacgccgccgccctcgccgtcgccgcggtGTCCCCTCCACTCCTTCACCAGGCCGGCGTCCTGCGCGCGCAGGTCCCACCGCCtcacgacgccgtccatgCCGCACGTCGTCAGCAGCCACGTGTCCCGGACGAactcgaccttgacgacgctgAACTCCTCGTGCGCGCCGGGAAGACTCCTCCGCACGGCGAAGCGCCGGCCCGCGTCGAACACGGTCACGCTCCCGTCCACGGACCCGGCCGCCAGCAGCGTCGACACCTGGCCCGGACCGCCGCCCATCGCCGTCGTGAAGCTCAGCGTCTCGATGctgtccgccgccgtctgcagcgccgcgaggatctgcccgcccgccgccacgtCCGCGCCCGTCTTGCTCTTGCCGCCCCGGCCCGGCTGCGCGCTGCTCGCGAGCCTCGGCAGGCTGACGATGCGGAtcgcgccgcccgcgccgccgacggcgacgagggcgcccttggggtcgacggcgacgctgTACAgtccgccctcgacctcgaagcGCTGGTCGTCGCCCGTCAGGGCCACCGTCGTCTGGCCGTTgctgtcgacgaggcccttggccgccgcctcgccccaGACGTCCCACACGTACAGGCTCgagtcctcggcgacggtgcaCAGCAGGTTGCCGTCGGGCGTCcaggcgccggcggtgacGGGCGCCTGGTGCAGCCAGTAGGTCTGGACAAGCTGCAGGGCGTTGGCCGGGTTGCCTCCCGGCgcg
This window contains:
- a CDS encoding Putative WD40/YVTN repeat-like-containing domain superfamily, whose translation is MSASKDNNANIPHDDGHESEPEMLEADEVGEEVNVDDEDMPMDSDDENDGNEEINLQNDSIAYFDLHKDSVFAIAQHPIHPTLIATGGSEGDTDDAPGKGYLLSTATAASRPVLPASYSGDNSQQQSTGLESIYAIDGHTDSINAIAFTQPHGDFLVTGGMDGRLRVHAMRVNSPTAEAASVQIKFIAEAQEVPEINWIAPCPSPRYPNTIALGASDNSVWVYTIDVANAPGGNPANALQLVQTYWLHQAPVTAGAWTPDGNLLCTVAEDSSLYVWDVWGEAAAKGLVDSNGQTTVALTGDDQRFEVEGGLYSVAVDPKGALVAVGGAGGAIRIVSLPRLASSAQPGRGGKSKTGADVAAGGQILAALQTAADSIETLSFTTAMGGGPGQVSTLLAAGSVDGSVTVFDAGRRFAVRRSLPGAHEEFSVVKVEFVRDTWLLTTCGMDGVVRRWDLRAQDAGLVKEWRGHRGDGEGGGVLGFVQGETGERVVTAGDDGVVLVFEA